Within the Hevea brasiliensis isolate MT/VB/25A 57/8 chromosome 2, ASM3005281v1, whole genome shotgun sequence genome, the region AATTTATTCAGGATTTAGCAAACATATAGCGGCCTCTTGATTGAATCAGATCATCTTACTACACAACATATGCCCAAGGATGCTGGTGAAACTTCGTACTTTGATCATTCCAGTCAGAATCTTTCGACACTTCTTGATGACAAAATCAATGGAATCACTAATTTGAGACTCCTTAATTATAGAGAAATTGCACTCTGTTCCCTCTTTTTGGCCAACTTTGCTTGTATTAGCTTATCCAAGATGGGAGGCTCCAGAGGAATTGGGTCGAGACAACGTTCTGAAGTGCCAACAATTACCTGCTCCACAGACAAACACATGCCCATCATTTCTAGCCAACAAATGTCAAAACTAACCATGAACATCTTAAGCTCGTCTCTTGAAACACGAGGACATAAAAGAAAGGAAAGTTGGGCCCAATTCCCTCACCTCCCCTCCCCTCCCTCCCACCTCATGCATTTTCATGTGAAAGAGAAAAACAAATACAATCTCTGATAGTAGCTTCTATGACAAGGGCAAAAAAATCTTGAGTCAGGCTCTTTCTTTATTACCTCATCGAGCAAAAAGTCAATGGCTGCTTCATCTTCAACGGTTTCCTTTAGAGGAGCCCTTAGGAACTGAATATCCAACTGAATTTGCTGAAAACCACTCCGGTTGAAAGTCTGGAGTCTGACAAATTCTTGCAAACTCTTTAGGCAAAGTTTTACTATAGTGGTTACCACAGATTCCTGCAAACCATAAGCAGAGAGTCCATGTTAGTTCATTACCTCTGGTAGCCAATCCTCAGATAAAGTTAGTCCAATACCTGTGTAAATTCAGTTTTTGTAAAAATCTCAACTTTTTGCTTAAACAATTTTGCTAGGTGGGTTTCCAGAAGCTGGCTCCTGGCCCTTTGAGTATTTGTCCGACTCATTTTATCATCTCGCAATGGATTGCTGCGAGAGGATGCAGTGCTACCATTGCTTTCAGAGCGACGATGCTTGCGAAGAACTCCTTGTGATAAAACCTGCTTCACCTCAGAACCTATTGTTTCCAACTGGTAAGAACAAATCAAAGTTAGGCTTTTTCCCCCAAAAGAGATGCATGCTTTCATGCATTCCAGTATATAGGTTCTCATAATAGTAATTTGTATAAAAGATGAATTAAATAAAATTGGCATCCTAAAACCATCTCTAAGGTATTACGTGAGATAATTGAAAGGGAAGGAACAATGGGCAAACCTCCTGAAGAAGTAAGTCAACAAACATATGAACTTCTCTTGGCTCCTTGTgctgtaaaaatttaaaaaaaaaaaaaaaaagaacaattaGATAATCAATGTCAAATTATCCCATTTCAGCATATTCTCTTAAGTCTATGGAACGTGGGCAGTCATTTACTAACCTTGACCCAGTTTGGAGCTTTAAACCTCTTCTTCAGGAGAACTGATACTCTCTGAGTTCTCATAGTTATATACTGGACAAAAACATGGAATTAGGTTCATTGCCAAGTTTCAGATATAGATATTAGATAATCAAAATGATCCAGAGCTAATgccaaaattacaaaaaaaaaaaaaaaaaggatattgAATGTGCAGACTCATCCAAGAGAGCAAATGATATCACAACAGCGACTGATTTTTTACATTTCCCTACAACTAACAGAAGGCCACCAGCACTGCTAAAGAACTGAAAGAAAAATTTAAACATGCACGGTAAACCTTAAAAAgccaaaaaaaataattagaagCCAAATTGCTTGTTACTAACATGTTATGCTCAAAAAGAGTAGAAATAGCAGCCTTGCCATTGCTAAGGTTATCATGTCTGATACAGCAATGATTCTCACAAACATAAGACTATTTTTCATGCAATGTAATGGGAACATTCATGGTACAACAGAATCAGGTGGTTCAGTGCAGTATGGATAGCATATGGAACATACAAAAGATATTATCATCCTGTTGGAAGTTTGTTTAAGCAAGACAACAACAATTAATGGTTGCAAACAGACTGAGAGATTTGGTCACGCAACATCAGTGCAACATGAGTTTTGAAATGAATGACAACACCAATCAGACATGATCAAGTTACTAATGttgttttaataaattaataatggaGTACAGGCATTCTAACTAAAGATTCAAAATCTCGAGAGGATTTAACTCATACATGGTGTAGAAACTTTTCACCAGCTGACCGAAAGATTCGACAAATTTCACCAGGAACAAAAGCAGGCCCATTTTCATAGCCTCGTACACCACTGCCAGAGAAAGAAGTAGCTATTTCCTGGCAATTAGAACATAAGTTTGAGGCAAGCCCTAGAGAATGTGGAGAAtgctatattaaaaaaaaaaaagttttttgaCATAAATCTATCATGTGGTTCCTTGCCTCAGTAATTTTTGGAACAGCAGTTTGTTCAATAAAAACAGAAAGTTGAGCCAACACCAGGACAAGACCTGCAAGCACTTTGTCAACCACCTTTCCCTCTGTCAAACCTTGTGCTTGACTGACTGATTTATTTCTTCCAGAAAGTAAGAGGAAATGATCATCCAGAGCCCTGAAGAATTCCTGAAATCCTTCTTGAATCCAATCAACAATCGAGTCTCTCAACTTTAGAAGTAACCCTAAGTTGTCATCAACAAGATGGCGCAAGTCCTGGAATGAATAAGCCAAATAAGTAAaccatgaagaagctatatctaaATACCAAATTGTTCTAAAGAGTGATGGAAATGCAACACTCTAAGCATTAAATACGCACACAAAGGAAACATCAAGGAGGAAAAAGGAGGAGAAATATGAAGTAGGGTAAATGTTGACAACCCATGTTACAAAAATATCAAATATTACCACAACCCACAAACTCTTAGTTATATATCAATTAGGAACTCACCAACTAGCCAGCATGTGCACAAAACACACAGGAAAATTTTCAATAGGTAAATATTATAGAAATAACATTGAAATGGACATATATAGACATATTTAGCACataaaggaaattaaaatgcccATATTACAGTTTTCACCATGTCTCGTATATTACCACTAAGACATCCATGCTTCCTTTAAGCACTGCATTTTTGCTGGTTTCCAGGGCAACCTGCAAGGGATTCTCTTCCACTCCCTCTTTTTGTTTCATATGAATGTTGACAATGAGGGCATCTGCTGGTTTGAACAGAACTTAACTTAGAACATTAAGGTTATCTAATGATAAAAAGATAacagattaaaaaaaataaaaaaattaattatgatttgtCCTTAGCTTTTTGGTCAAACAAACACAAATCATTCCCAAAACATTTAGTATGTGTTTATGCCACTTCAAGATTCTTCTGTACTGCTATTATCCCTTTCCAAATAACAAACCATTGTAACAACAGTTAGGAAATAAAACTTCAGTAAAATTGTAATAGTAACCTGAGATATCATGCAGAAGGTGAGAAAATGTGATTGCAACATATTGCTTGACAACCCGCTGGGCAGCCTGAAACCAACTAGGATTATGAGTATACCAAGTTCCATTCTTGGACATAACAATAGATTTCCTCCCATTTCAGATAAAGGATGAAATACAGATGGAGATTGTTATGGAGTATAAGAACAAAATTAAAGGACAACCTCCAAAGAATAATCAGGGAGAAATGCCTCATTTAATACTTCATCCATCAGAAGCACATCTCTCCATATAACTCCTGCATTTGGCAAGGCATTTCAAAAAATAAGATGGGAAGCTGCCAAATGAGAAAGATCAACAAataacatttaccaaactaaaGATTAAGTTATCTTTAGAAGGCTTAAGGCAAAACACTTCCAAGAACAATCagaaataaaaggttgaactcATTAGATGAGTGATAACATTAACATTAAAAGTATCAAGCTTATTTTTCATCAACTACAATATTCAGCAAAATGCAACATAAGTTTAATATGATTAGGGCATCCACCATTCCAATAGCGTCTACCCTAAAAGGACATCCTTTTGACATCATAACAGCATTGCCTAGGAAGAAAACTTATTTATCCATATGCAGGCAAGACAAGAACTTCAGTTCCCCACTATATTTTTGGTGAGGAAGCTCCATTTTACAGAGATCCCATACAAAAAGAACCCTGATACTTACAAGGACTGTGAAACCAAGCAGCACGGACAATGAGTAAAAACAATGCTAAAGAAGTTTCTTACAGTATCAGAGCATTACATTGCAGGCTATTTGCATCACATAGAAGAATACTATATCACATATTAGTTGCATGAGGAAAGTAAAGATCACTTACAACAGGTTGTGgaaacaaaatatctcaaattcaTGTTCACAAGTGACTTGAGATGAATGAAAACATTGGCaggatgaaaaattaaaattaatagaagACAAACTGAATAGCTAGTTAACATAGTAACTAGCAATTGTACGTTTGTAGTGCAAACGTCATGAATCTCAAGATTATATGTTGGAAGATTCATAGTACTTACGGAGAAAACCCAAAAACTTTGCAACAGAAATCTGTTCCTTTATGTTTTGCTCAGTGATTTCAAAGTGCCTAAAGAAACAAATGCATTAATCAGTTAGATGAGAAAACTGCTGTCATGAATTTTTAAGTTCAAGCCAACAGCTATCAAGGGAGGGACATAAACAAAAGGCACATGTTATAGAACATTTGACAAAATTTAATGCAGACCCTGACTTACTTGGTAATCAAGTCTTGAGAGAGTTTAATTAGTTGCTTTTCTGAGTCAGGAAATATTACTCGATAAGCTTTGATAGCCTCCGCAAACTCATGAACAGAAGCCTAAGATTGGATTATTAAGGATAAAAGTTGGTTGTTAGAAAGTGAAGACAAAGAAAAGAAACACAGCTTACATGAACGTTTACAGCAACTAGAGTGTCATCATAAAGCACAAAttagaaataataattatttcCCCCACTCACATCAATTGTGCTTGTAGTTTTTGAAGTATCATTAGAGTCCTCCAAAAAATTGGTTACTTCTTCTCTCTTGAGCTGAAGATCCTGAAGCAATTGTTCTAACTTTTCAAAAAGTTTAGCCTTTAAGCTGTCCACCTGTTAAAAAAATGGGCCATTTGTCATTGCACATCAATCAATGTCTAACAATTACATGAAAACATGGAAAATTCAATACGTAGGCATAACAAGAATCCAAAAGCAAAACTACAAAAATGCATTCCCTGCTTTCATGAAACTATAGCATGCTGGAAACAGATAACTATAAGTGATAAACTGAAAAGGCGGTACAAACCGGAAAATCCAACTGCTTAAGCAGCACTGCAGCCTCAGCCCTTGCTTGTATGGATTCAGTATCTGAAAAAAGCTTCCCCTGAAATGCATCGCATGAGGCAGATTTGGAATAAGTAAAAAGCACAACTCTTGTCTTAAAATATTGACACATAAAAAAGTAAACAGCACTTTCTTCACAATAAGCATTAAATTCAAATTGCCATAACTTTTAATCTCTGAGATAGAATCTTTAATTGCTGAAGGAAACATTGGAacaaaaaataagaaagaaaacatTTACTAATACCCCCTTCCATCCATATGTTTACTTTGGCTTGAGATCAAACCTGACTTGGTAAAAAGAAAAAATACCtgcaaattttttataattgtgGCCATAGCTTCTTCAGATGCTCGCTTACAGTCCTGGAATGATGAATCCCCATATGCCTAGTAAAGATAGTactaaaaaatttagaattttacATGACTCACAGAAGCAAGATGACTAATGCACCAATAGCAATTAAAAACAAAAGATTAGCAAAATTCTTGATCAAGCCATCAAAGGACTAGGTAAAGAATAAGTAACCTTAAAAATTGGCATTGCTCCGGTATAGAACCTGACTGCATCAGCATATGCTTCTGATTTAATACACTTCCCAAGTCTAGCAGGTAGATCATATATAAACTGCTCTTTTCCACATAAGAAGAAATCTGTGTGACTCATACATTGCCAAAAACCAAATACTCAATTTTTGAAGAATAAGTACAGCGATATCAATCCCATTAAAATATGAATTTCTACAAAATCTTCAATTATGAGACCCTATAGAAACATTACTGTCAAGATTCAACTGGAAAGTGAGAACTAACAACTACCAACAAGCTTAGAGTTCCGACAACAGGACTAGCTGCACATCACTTCCAAGACAACCGCTTTGACGACCCTTAAAAAAAGGGTTGACTAAATAACATGAAAGAACATATGCACATATAGTGTTGATTCATCGTTCTATAAAATCAAACCCTCTAAAGAGAATATTCAGTTTCAGTTCAGTATTTTCTCAAGCATTTGTTTGCAAAGGTCACAAAGAGCATGTAACTGGTATATAATAAACCATGAAAAGGGACGCCAGTAATCTGTGTACCTGAACTTTACGAAGAAGGTTGCGTGTGCGATGCAATTTCTCTATATGTTCCCTCTTTTCAAAAAGAGATGTGTTTACACCATCACTTCTTGATTGCACTGACATTATCTGAAATGGTT harbors:
- the LOC110657797 gene encoding vacuolar protein sorting-associated protein 51 homolog; translated protein: MGVDDVPLDDKAKRMRDLLSSFYSPDPAMSSSNSSKFASLDAINTTSFDADQYMNLLVQKSNLEGLLQKHVEMAAEIKNLDTDLQMLVYENYNKFISATDTIKRMKNNIVGMEANMEQLLEKIMSVQSRSDGVNTSLFEKREHIEKLHRTRNLLRKVQFIYDLPARLGKCIKSEAYADAVRFYTGAMPIFKAYGDSSFQDCKRASEEAMATIIKNLQGKLFSDTESIQARAEAAVLLKQLDFPVDSLKAKLFEKLEQLLQDLQLKREEVTNFLEDSNDTSKTTSTIDASVHEFAEAIKAYRVIFPDSEKQLIKLSQDLITKHFEITEQNIKEQISVAKFLGFLRVIWRDVLLMDEVLNEAFLPDYSLEAAQRVVKQYVAITFSHLLHDISDALIVNIHMKQKEGVEENPLQVALETSKNAVLKGSMDVLVDLRHLVDDNLGLLLKLRDSIVDWIQEGFQEFFRALDDHFLLLSGRNKSVSQAQGLTEGKVVDKVLAGLVLVLAQLSVFIEQTAVPKITEEIATSFSGSGVRGYENGPAFVPGEICRIFRSAGEKFLHHYITMRTQRVSVLLKKRFKAPNWVKHKEPREVHMFVDLLLQELETIGSEVKQVLSQGVLRKHRRSESNGSTASSRSNPLRDDKMSRTNTQRARSQLLETHLAKLFKQKVEIFTKTEFTQESVVTTIVKLCLKSLQEFVRLQTFNRSGFQQIQLDIQFLRAPLKETVEDEAAIDFLLDEVIVGTSERCLDPIPLEPPILDKLIQAKLAKKREQSAISL